In one window of Corynebacterium mycetoides DNA:
- a CDS encoding DUF5997 family protein — MTDKPTEPTEPTRLAPSGTAMKPSTAADKLGIYLPAAPEEFRDSAVTHAQLRELQNNPPEWLRQLRLTGPHPRPEVARKLGISITALKKNGMDKPLTTEEIAQLLQDQPEWLRAAREARASSSSPASGTEGTS, encoded by the coding sequence ATGACTGACAAGCCCACTGAGCCCACCGAGCCCACCAGGCTCGCACCGTCCGGCACCGCCATGAAGCCGTCGACCGCTGCGGACAAGCTGGGGATCTATCTGCCGGCCGCGCCCGAGGAGTTCCGCGACAGCGCGGTCACCCACGCGCAGCTGCGTGAGCTCCAGAACAACCCGCCGGAGTGGCTGCGGCAGCTGCGCCTGACCGGGCCCCACCCCCGCCCCGAGGTCGCCCGCAAGTTGGGGATTTCCATCACCGCCCTGAAAAAGAACGGGATGGACAAGCCCTTGACCACCGAGGAGATCGCGCAGCTGCTGCAGGACCAGCCCGAGTGGCTGCGCGCCGCCCGAGAAGCTAGAGCATCTTCCAGCTCTCCAGCTTCGGGTACAGAGGGTACTTCTTAG
- a CDS encoding LysR family transcriptional regulator substrate-binding protein codes for MLTLAFATGTEPGKWFRRYLEATDHGLDARGADDPLSLLEAGECVVALMRLPDARVSEEHHRVILYEEAPGVAVPKGSLYAELGERVLIDDLADEPVNFAYAPGAEIDQLRAALQVVAANVGVAFAPKPLLKALSKKQVTVLDVEGETTPVALVWRKSDDGDAVQDFVGIAKGRSVRSSRNAPRKARTRKYR; via the coding sequence ATGCTCACACTCGCTTTCGCAACCGGCACCGAGCCCGGCAAATGGTTCCGGCGCTACCTCGAGGCCACCGACCACGGCTTGGACGCGCGCGGCGCGGACGACCCGCTGTCGCTTCTTGAGGCCGGCGAGTGCGTCGTTGCCTTGATGCGGCTTCCGGATGCGCGCGTAAGCGAGGAGCACCACCGGGTGATCCTCTACGAGGAGGCCCCCGGGGTCGCGGTGCCCAAAGGGTCGCTCTATGCGGAACTCGGGGAGCGCGTGCTTATCGACGACCTTGCCGACGAACCGGTGAACTTCGCCTACGCGCCGGGGGCCGAGATAGACCAGTTGCGCGCTGCGCTACAGGTGGTTGCCGCGAATGTCGGGGTGGCGTTCGCCCCGAAGCCGCTGCTCAAGGCGCTGTCCAAGAAGCAGGTCACGGTGCTGGACGTGGAGGGTGAGACGACCCCGGTGGCGCTGGTGTGGCGCAAATCCGACGACGGGGACGCGGTGCAGGACTTCGTCGGAATCGCGAAGGGGCGCAGCGTCAGATCGTCGCGCAACGCCCCGCGAAAAGCGCGGACGAGGAAATATCGTTAA
- a CDS encoding LGFP repeat-containing protein, with amino-acid sequence MTINRKLTATLAAAALATGLTACSTEGGSEETTVAETATETNTETNTETTTEAPEGTETTAGTVPVTTADGAQAMVPAGVKEAMDTHAQPEWGEPLSVEETEGGWIVAYDDGHYVTWNENTGGAPTWGEIANNWLTTVEPEQGLGFPVAAETQLPDQSGWVQEFEHGTIEWTRGEDGLFQANVNVTH; translated from the coding sequence ATGACTATCAACCGCAAGCTCACAGCAACCCTCGCGGCCGCCGCCCTGGCCACCGGCCTGACGGCGTGCTCCACCGAAGGCGGCTCGGAGGAGACGACCGTCGCAGAAACCGCCACCGAGACCAACACCGAGACCAACACCGAGACCACGACTGAGGCTCCGGAGGGCACCGAGACCACTGCGGGCACAGTGCCGGTGACCACCGCCGACGGCGCGCAGGCAATGGTCCCCGCCGGGGTCAAGGAGGCCATGGACACCCACGCCCAGCCCGAGTGGGGCGAGCCGCTCAGCGTCGAGGAGACGGAGGGTGGCTGGATCGTCGCGTACGACGACGGCCACTACGTCACGTGGAACGAGAACACGGGCGGCGCGCCGACCTGGGGCGAGATCGCCAACAACTGGCTGACCACCGTCGAGCCCGAGCAGGGGCTCGGCTTCCCGGTCGCCGCCGAGACGCAGCTCCCCGACCAGTCCGGCTGGGTCCAGGAGTTTGAGCACGGCACCATCGAGTGGACCCGCGGTGAGGACGGACTGTTCCAGGCGAACGTGAACGTCACCCACTAG